In the Pseudoliparis swirei isolate HS2019 ecotype Mariana Trench chromosome 21, NWPU_hadal_v1, whole genome shotgun sequence genome, one interval contains:
- the LOC130212173 gene encoding lysophosphatidic acid receptor 6, with protein sequence MWNNSSVADHAGHTNIFFVCMYSFISVVGFIFNLLALVFFFHLTKSRSQTIVYMTNLAIADVLLILTLPMRIYYHLGFDGLPQWLCEVLGLVLKANMYGSIFLLTCICFDRCMAVSFPMSTRVQAGRKKAPLVCLGIWMLTFGASVPIYLSKRPQVTHKGCFNGLPVYATKPAVVLTTLIVGFGIPLVLMLICSWGLARAVRRSSAAQTDLVDGRKIQRMIVTSLLIFILSFLPYHAILVHLSLYGEDIPYRMQVAYRYSLLVACLNTVLDPVAYYFTTDTFRRSVDLDAVRRMFPLNS encoded by the coding sequence ATGTGGAACAACAGCTCCGTCGCCGACCACGCCGGACACACCAACATCttctttgtgtgcatgtacTCCTTCATCTCCGTGGTGGGGTTCATTTTCAATCTCCTAGCGCTGGTCTTTTTCTTCCACCTCACCAAATCCAGATCACAAACCATCGTGTACATGACTAACCTGGCCATAGCAGACGTTCTGCTCATCCTCACGTTGCCCATGAGGATCTACTACCATCTGGGGTTCGACGGCCTCCCCCAGtggctgtgtgaagtcctcggGTTGGTCCTGAAGGCCAACATGTACGGGAGCATCTTTCTCCTCACTTGCATTTGCTTCGACCGCTGCATGGCCGTCAGCTTCCCGATGTCGACCCGCGTCCAGGCGGGGAGGAAGAAAGCGCCGCTGGTTTGCCTCGGAATATGGATGCTCACCTTCGGCGCCAGCGTGCCAATCTACCTATCGAAGCGCCCACAAGTCACCCACAAAGGTTGCTTCAACGGCCTGCCGGTCTACGCCACGAAGCCCGCGGTGGTTCTAACCACTCTGATTGTGGGGTTTGGCATCCCGCTCGTCCTCATGCTGATCTGCTCCTGGGGTCTGGCCCGTGCCGTCCGCCGGAGCTCCGCGGCCCAGACCGACCTGGTGGACGGCAGGAAGATCCAGAGGATGATCGTCACCagcctcctcatcttcatcctcagctTCCTGCCTTACCACGCCATCCTGGTCCACCTCTCTCTGTATGGAGAAGACATACCGTACCGGATGCAGGTTGCATACCGCTACAGCCTGCTGGTGGCATGTCTCAACACAGTACTGGATCCCGTCGCCTACTATTTCACCACcgacaccttcaggaggagcGTCGACTTGGACGCCGTGCGGAGGATGTTTCCTCTGAATAGCTAA